The Chiroxiphia lanceolata isolate bChiLan1 chromosome 4, bChiLan1.pri, whole genome shotgun sequence genome includes the window GAGAGTGTGATAAAGCACCCAATTTCTTATACTTGTTATCCAGCCAACACTGTTGAAACCTCCAGACTTCAGTCATCCAAAATTCCTGTTCCCTGAATTCTAATGTAGTCATTACCAAAAGATGTTTCATTAAGGAGCTTCTCATAATGAAgtggagaaacagaaatagtTTATGGATAACTATAACTTTGTTGTGAAATGAAGCATTTTGCTGATGAAACTGTGATCTTTAAGTAGTGTCTGCAGGCAAATATTCTAGCCAATTTCTTCCATTAATTGCACCAAATCTGAATATTCTATAGCAGGAAAAAACCAGTAACATGGCAAAAATGGCTCTGACTAAAGCCATTCCTAGGGCAGCATGACCTGGACTGTCATTCTGTACACCTGTTCTGTCCTTGTCTATTACCAGTGGTGTCACCAGAAGtgttttagttttcattttctgcaccAATTACTGTCTTCAGAATCAGAAAGATGGTCTGCTTTGTCTCCTGAAACACAGCCGTGTCAACATTTGGAAACGATCTTCTGGATCCAAGTGTTGGCATGACTGTGGGTCCACAACCAAGTCCAGAGCATGCTGCTACACGCTTCTATATTGTGTTTTGCTCATAAACCAGTAACATTGCTGAATGCTACTCCCAAACACACAGGTACTCCATGTTTTTGTTGCTATGATATAGTCCTCTACTTAGAAGCTGGGTAGGTCATTTATTCTGTCCTCTAGAACACCTCTGTCCTTCAGCCTTCAGATTTTGTTAGCTGGTTGCTAAAAACTTAGATGAACAGTTGTATTAtcatagttttcattttcttaggGTAAACAATAACCTTTGTTCTCCTTTTGCAAGATACACTACTCTTAGCACCTCATCACCATCAGTTTATAGTCAATTACTTATGGTGTAGCACTTGATTTACTTAGAAGAACTTGAAGCAAACTGCAGACAGCTACAATTCCAAATAAGTACATGTGTACTATCCAATTATGCTAAAATAATATTTAGCAGAACACAACATGGAGAATTGGAGCCATGCCTAAAGTGCACTATTATATGTGTTACTGTGTTACTAACGAGACAGCCTCCTGAcgagagaaaacacaaatagGTTGCAGAGAAACTATTCAATCTATCTGGTGGAGTCACAGTAAACACCCAACACTTGTTTTTACTGATTCGCTTAACATGcccaagcttttaaaaaagacCTAGCGATTTTGGGTCTTCCTAAAATATTGCACATTTTGAGGTCTTGTCTTCTGAAATTGGCTCCTCCAAACCTCTagtgaattaaaaattcttACCTTGTGGAAATACAGGAAGTTAATTCAGTTAGCCACTGACTCATTTATCAAGAATGTTTTCCATCTCTGGCAACAGGCAAACACATGATCCTGCAGTGCAGTACAAAATGAACCATCAAAGAAGAGGAACTGCATTAATCTTCAATCATGAACActttttttggcatttaaaaatgcCAGACAGACGTGGGACTTTGGCAGACAGAAACAATCTGAAACGCAGGTAAGAAACTTGGTTTCTCTGCTCATCCTTAAAAACCTCTAAACTTCAGAAATCATAGTCAAATAAGCAGTTACCTAAATCTTGTGTTATAAGTAGAGACCAAAAGATTTTGTAGACATAAGCATCTCTGCAGCTTTGGTACAGAAAGCTGTAATGAAAAAGCTTTAGAGCACATTCACTACATCACAGAAACTGCTGGCACAAGTGCTATGATTTCAGTGAGTCCAGAGCTTTCTTTGGGCAAAGTCTTTCAAGTAACCTGAGGTATTAGACCTGTACTTGACACTGGTTTGAGTTCAAAATCAactttagtttgttttttttttcataaataatgcataaacatgaatatttattCTCTGAGAGGGAAAGCAACTGACATTTAATTTGAGCAAGAATTATACTAATACTGATGTGTTTTAATAATAGTTTGACAGACCTTGGATTTGAAGTCAGAGTTTTTGATGATCTGAAAGCAGAAGATGTGCTGCAGAAAATTTATGAAGGTAGGAGACTATACATTGATTATGTCTAACTATTTGTAGCAGAATTTCCAGGTATCTTGTCTTCAATTCTCTCTATTTATCTAACTTAAAACAGTTTTTGTGCACAAGAAGTTCTTTAATATTAGGACTTAAAGGTTAGACTGCAGATTATTGCAGTGTAAGGAAAAGGTCCGTGGAAGAACTAAGGAAGTCACTAAAAGATGAAAGTACTTGCTGCTGGGAGAAGTTGTTAATATTCTTCTTTTTACATTTAGTGGCCCTTCAGCCATGTTGAATCAATGCACCTTCAAATCTGCAGTATTCTTCTATCTGAAAATAGCTTTCATTTGAAAAGGACTGATCAGGGATTAAAAATGATACAAATGTACAATGTTTTTTAAGCCTCAGGATGACTGTTTAGTCATTTTGACTATTTCAGCCTCTATGGATGACCACAGTAATGCTGactgctttgtttgtgtgttcCTGAGTCATGGCGAGAATGATCATGTTTATGCATATAATGCCAAAATCAAAATTGAGACAATCACAGACATGTTCAGAGGAGACAAGTGCCGGAGTCTAGTAGGAAAACCAAAGATATTTATTATTCAGGTAAGATGTCTGTTTCTGAATTCAGTGGACTTAACACGGACCTGTGTCTTCCTCCAATAGAAATGTCAGTTTTCCTGATGCAGTCTTTCCACAAGGgaaatttttccttaaagaCATTTCAGACAAGGAGTCTTCTTTTTTAAGAAACCTGTATGTACACTAGTGTTAATATCATGATTATAGCTGTATTCAGTAAGTAATTTTAtgaagagaaacacaaattGAGCCCATGTCAGATTGACTGTCACTGTATATTTAATGGCAGAGAAGCCAGTGCCATATTTTTGGGGAAGTTCTCAGCTCAGTTCCTACTGCTCACACCTCACTAGACTGTAGAAGGCTATCAAACCTCTATCTTCATTGCTTCCTTCTAGACAAGTCTCTTTAACTGAAGCTgagtttgtgttttgtttttctgtttggttgttttctttttttgtggactatttggttggtttttgtggtggtagtgattttttttttgttttttttgtttatgacCAATACCTGGCATCTAAGAATCAATTTACGGATTTATTGtctcaaaaatactttttgtgaTAAGTGGTCAAATAAAGCCCATATGTAACCTCTTGTTTCACTCTTGGTTCACGGCCTAATGCAAGTTGGGAGGCACCTCAGAAGGTCTCTGTTCAAGCTTCTTGTTCAAAGCAAAGTCATGGGATCATGCAGGTCTTATCCAGATTACAGTTAGCAAACTCATATATGAACCTGGCCTTCAGCAGATTGTAATTCTAGTAGTTTACAGAGTAATCCTAAGTgttatcttttttgtttttccaaatgaaagctTCCTtaggcacagggctgctgcgATAATCAGCACATCATTAATTCATCTTTCATTAGGAGTCATGCAGgtttcctttattatttttaacctggtaccaaacatggaaaaatattttcatatttcaattTTAAGTGATACTTGGAAACATCTATAACATATACTCATCAAAAAGCTAATTAACTTAGTTCATCAGCTGAGTTCTTTTATAGAACAACTGGCATAGCATTTACCTTTGGAAATTAGAGGAAACAGCCATATGGAACTTCATCACtgtaaaaaagattttttttgtgttttctctttttagtgGTAGTTCTTAAGTAATGCttcttacttattttttatcttttgacCATGTTCTCACCTTATGCTCCATGTGTAGCCTTCCTCCATCACTGATAATACTGGGCTCACTGACttctcacaaaaaaaccctcatctAACATATTTGAGACTGAACTAATAGCAGAAGTGTAACAGCATGTAATGATAGCTGTGCATCAGAACATTAATTCAATGCTGCCTGCTTGCCAGCAGGTCTCAGGGAGGCAATTCTTCCTCTCTACTCAGCACTAGTGAGGCTGCATCTGAAGTattgtgtccagctctgggtttTCCAgtacaagaaaaatacagacttAGTGAAGTGAGTCCTGCaaaaggccacaaagatgattaagagACTAGAGTATCTCTCATaggaagagaggctgagagagctgggactgttcagcttTGGAGGAGATGCCTCAGGGGAACCTTATCAATGTTATAAACATCTGGTGGGAGGGAATAAATAAGAGGGAgacaggctcttttcagtggtgctcaagtgacaggacaagaggcaaccGGAATGaattaaaacatacaaaattcCATCTCAACACAAGAGaacacttttttactgtgagggtggtcaaacactggaagaaGTCACCCAGAcagattgtggagtctccatctcTGAAGATACTTGAAAGCTGACTGCACATTGTCCTGGATAGCCTGCTGTAGAGCAAACCTTGCTTGAGCCAGGCGGTTGGACTAGGTGATTTCAAGTCCAGTCTTAGTGATTCTGAGATCATCTCAGAGCTTTCAATGGACTTCATCACCAATATTTTAACTGATAGAGAAGTAAATGGGTCTTTATGATCCAGACTCACAGTAATGTGGAACACCTAACTGAAGTCCCCTCTAGTTAACATCAGAAGTATCACGTTAAACATAGGTGAGTTTGGCAATGGTGGAAGCCTAACAATACTTCTCACCAACAGGCATGTCGAGGTGATAAACATGATGATCCAGTTATTGCTCATGATTCAACAGACAGTAGCAACGAATCCACTGTCAATGAGACTGAAGTGGATGCAGCTGGTGTCTATACTCTGCCCGCTGGTGCTGACTTTATCATGTGCTACTCTGTAGCGCAAGGTAAGTTCTAATATTTTACATGCAATGTCTAAAACTTCATTCATTCTTCATTTTGCTGTCAAAAAAATGAGAACAGTTCCAGGTCATCTGTTTTCATGTCTGATAAGTGACACCTTGTCTGAAAGAACCTTACGTGttaaaggaaaagtgaaaataaactaTCGAGGTTGCAGTTAATTTGCCAAACAGAAACATTCTCATCAATCTTCCTGCTGAGCTGTCTGCTGGTAGCACGCATTCCCTTCTATTCCACGATTGTAGGATTCTGGTGGCTTATAACTTTCCCTGCACTGTATGGCTGTTCTCTCTTGTCCTCACTCCCGTCTGCTCTCTTGTAATGTACAGATACAGTCCTGTAAGCTACCAATCCCTGAATCACGTTCCTCTTAGCTGAGCACTATAAGTGATCTCAAAGCCATTTCCCATCTACAATTTCCAGTGAAATTACATAATTGGCAAAGTAAGATTTATACCGATTAGTAATCCCTTACAGATGGTAGGGAACAGTGACtctcataaatatttttccaagagTCATCACTACTTACATTCAgatattattttatgtttctgttctACATTAGGCTACTATTCTCATCGTGAGACTGTAAATGGCTCCTGGTACATTCAAGACCTGTGTGAAACGCTTCGGAAGCACGGGTCTTCCTTGGAGTTCACAGAACTTCTTACTGTCGTTAACAGGAAAGTATCTTACCGCAAAGTGGATGTGTGCAGAGACATTAATgctataggaaaaaaacagattCCTTGTTTTGCCTCAATGTTAActaaaaaattgtattttcatcCAAAATCTAAGTAGATTGTTATTTAACAACGATGACCATTAACTACTACttgctgcagaaatgaaaacaccATCTTAGTTCAGGAAGCTAATACTCTACAAGATTGTTCACAAAATCACTGGAATCAAACATTATAGTTTGTATACATAATAGATTCTAAAATCTTAAAGCAATTTTACAGCTCAGGGAATTTGGGAAAAGCTGACTGGTCCAAAACTCTAAGAAGGTGCTCAGATTTTATTGAAATTGGTATCTAGATTACTTTTTTGTAAAAAGCCTTTTGCTTGATTGCCATCTAACTATGGCACATTTTACTACTTCCAAAACATTTCTAATGTTGCATTACATTAACTTATCTTGCTCCAAGAGCACACTTTATAGGGAATAAGTTTGTAGGGTATCTTTTCAGATTTGTGGAAGCAGCATCCACATTGCAATTTTTGTGGCTTTATTGAGCTCTTTggacatttttttattattttctctcaacactaaaaaggaatttaattcCTTGAGTACAGCTGTAGCATTAATATAGGGTTAATTAAATAGGGTTAATTAATAAAGGGTTTCTTTTTACTTGAACATCTTTTATGTTTGGGGCACAATTACAGCTTGCTGGTGCTTTAAATCCTCAGGAGAAAAGCTAGCAGTAGGCAGTAGTGAAATGAGACCTTAGCTTGACTTTGGGTAAGCTTGCCTTGTACATACCTCTACAGCTAAAGCTGCTAGACATCTCTAGGCAGCTCTGCAAAATATAACCTATGCAAACCTTCATACTTCAGACCTTGGTGTTGGAtcagcctcttcctcctcttggcTCTGGAGAAGATCAGCCATACTCTGTCATTGTTTACATACAAGTGATAGTCACCACAGGATTGTTACTACTGCTGCATCAGCAATTGCAGTGACACTGACTATGATACTGCCTAGAagtgaatatttcttttctttggctttttggtgttgttttttttatatatattattggTACATATGCTTAACCCTGAGGGACAATGGAGAACTCAAACTGAGCAAAATGTCTTAAtccactttcctggggataaaATAATTGATTTACTGCCTCTGCTTTAGTTGAGTCTTCCCATATACTATGTTCCAAACCACATATGTTAAATCTTACTATGGCTACTTTTCAGCTTTACATAAATCATGAATGTTTGAatgttttgataatttttttcaataaagtGCAACATAAATGATTTTATATTAAGTTTGAGATGCCTTGTTCTTCCAGCaatatttactaaaaaaagCTTACCTGTAGATCAAGTCTAACCTTCATCAGTGGTGTTACACCAACAGAGTCAATGCAAAGAGCtagggaaaaggaaacagtaGTTGCAGGAAAAGAATCCTTAATACTCAATGCAAGAAGAATTCTGTGAGCTACTGCTCATAGTACGTGGTACTAAAAAGACAGCCTTTGTTCTGTAAAGCATCTCTGTCATTTTACCAGCAGTCAGAATGCCTCCATTGTACtaatgaaatttgaaaaatatcttgaagattttgaaaaaaaaacaaaacaaaaataaaacaaaccaaaatcatCAAGTGACCAAGTCATTTTAATAGATATTTATTCAACTTTCAAAACTATAGTGGTCAAAAATGCCCAGTTTCAATTTCAATTAAATGTTCATATCAGCTTTGAAAGGGCAACTCCAATATATACAAAAACAGAGTTAGTCCTTGTCATTGATTTCCTGGATGGGAAGCCTCAGGTGCAGAGGTTGGCGCAGACGCCTCAGGGATTCTTCTGCCTGCCAATGCAAGGAAGAGTGAGACTTTATTATTGAAAGAGTGAGAGTTCATCCTTCTGCAGccctctgttttctcctctttcacaCATTTGTCTTCTCACAAGGCACTGGTCTTAGGCAAGAAACCAAGCGAATCAAAGGGAGGATGCTGAACATTTACAGACCTGCTGAGGTCATTCAGCCAGTGTCCAGAGAGAAGCATGAATCCTGCTGTCAACCCACTCACCCGCACCCCAAAgtattattttcctgaaatcacAATTACAAAGTTGATACTCACAGGCCACTGAAAAAGCATCACACTTTAGCTTTATGTGAAATGTGGCTCATGAAATTATACCCTGAACTATGGGTTCTGAACTAAAATTAGttcccattttcttttacaagaCATTGAACACAGGGCTGGCAAGATGGGATGGAAGAGTGAGAACAGAGGAGTGAGAGATCTGCTAGACTTTGTCATGAAGGCCAAAAAGTTTCTCCTATGTACACACACTTTCCATCCAGTTGCTCATATTCTGTAAAACTAAGCCTTTTACATAAGGAATAGGATTATGATGTCAAATGCTGAACTCTGCAAGACAATCTCCTTCCAAGGAAGGGAAGAGACTCTGTTACCACAGCAGTGCAGCAAAAATACTGTGTCCAGAAGCAATGCAGTTAGTCTattaaaatggttaaaaaatgCAACATTAATTAGAATATGCAGAAAATAGGCTGATGAACTGActtacttgttttaaaataaatgaatgaaggTCTCCCTTTCTGATGATTTACTGGAGTAGTTTATATGTCAATGGCAAACACTGTATGGTTATCTGAACAGCTGAAACTGGCTGATAAACAATACACTGTTTTGAATATAAGTAGCAAACCTTGAGGTCAATTTTCTGTTAGCTAAGAGTTTACTGAGAAAGTCTTAAGCCAGAAGCTACCACATTATTCAAGGACTGTGTTTAAATACCTCTGCTAGGTCATCTTTGAGCTTGTTGTATCGTTCCacattaaaatgctgttttttgGATTTCCGATAGAAGTAGTGGAGAAATTGCCTGTCCTTGGCATGAGGGTAAATGTAGTCCTGGTGAAGGAAGGGGGACATATATTTGGGGTTATCAAGAAAGCTGAGTAGAGGTCAGAAGATTAGAAATTCAGCCTGTTTCAGGAATATTTATCTAGTTCAACACACATCTATGTTCTGTGAAGAGGCTACACATGAAGCTATGCTCTTACAGGTCATAAGGGCTTTTTAGACACATGGTTGGAATAATTTCTATCATGTCTGAAGGAATTTTCAATTGTAATAAAGACATAGCATGATCTTCACGACTGGAGCCACCAGAGTAAATAGACACAACCTTCAAGGAGTCAGAGGAAGTTCAGGTAGTGTTTCTCACAGACTTATTTGAAAGTCTTATGGCACCAGCAGCTCTTCAAAAGAGCCAAGTAGTAATCTCTTTATCTACTCATTTAGAAAAATTAGGAATGCCTTAGCCCTTCTTAAAACGCAGTGAGAAGGAATAAACTCGCATTTAGAGCCAGCTCTTCATAAAAACAGACATGTCCCCCCTTCTCACTAAAGGAACCTAGTGTCTTACAAGGTCTATAGATCCACTGGTATTATGGAAGAAAGTCTCACAAGTCTGCATTGTGAAGCTCAGTTAAGATCTGAgcaagctttttttcttctacacaATGGCTGCTTCCTGCTCCACTTCAGTTGTCCTAGATTTACCTCCATTCATTCAAAGTCACAGAAAAGCAGTCAGAGTATGAAGAGCAAAGCAATAGCTTTTTTTCAGGCACTAAATAAGGCATATTTTAGTAATGCAACTGCCAGAGTTTCAAATGGTTTGGTACCCTGTACTGTTTATACATAAACTCCAGCAAATAAAAGCTGCTGTTCAGTGATGTTCTTCTCTAAGGCAGCATTCACAAACTGTCACAGCACTTGCAGTTGCTCTCCTTTTACAGCAATGAGCAAGGTTCCATTTACTATGCAAAGTGatccacaaatattttaaaggagaGACTTCTTTCATCACTTCTTATTCCCTAGATTATGAAATCTTACAGATAGTAGTTATGTTCAGCAGCTGGTCTGCAGTTCATGTGTAACAGCACCTGGATTGATTTTGCATCATGTAATGTTTGTATCCAGCCCCATTACGGATCAAACAGGACCTTGTCTGATGTCAAGGCTACTTACTAAATTCTATTTTCATCACAGCCCAAACATTGTGATTTTCAGAgtcagttttccttcttttcaatATTCCAGACACTACAATAAAAGGACTTACTTGCTTAGTAAGAACAAAGTAGGCATAGAAAGCCATGGCAGTCCCATAAGTGATGAAGTACGTGACTGGCTCCATGATGTCCCATGAATAGACCCACCACGTGAGCCACGCCAACGCTCCCCCTTGAGTTGACATCAGAGCTAAGCCAACCCATAGAAGCCTGGAGGTCTTTGCATCTGCACTGTTTATGATTCTGGCTTTcatctgaggaaaagaaatatagcAGACATGAGCGCTCCTCTGATAAGCAGCTCGTCAACTATGTTTTCTCCTGCTGAGCTAGATCCTCTTTCAGGATTTCTTACTGATACCTCTTACTGACACCTCTTACTGACTTACCCtgctaagaaataaaaagactgaaatcCAAGAGCAATCAGATCTTCTTGTGCACCAAGAAATCCTGCTTTTAAATTTGTCCTTCCAACTACTAGGGATCTACACCTACTGGATTTCCATTTACCATTCCAGGCAGTTCTGGGTAACACTGAAGCTGGTCCTCATAAAGCAGGAGTCTTTTTGTCCACTAGCCTAAGCCGCAGATGATGTCAACCTCACTACTGGGTTTTTCTCTCAGAACTTCTACAGCAATAGGTGACTAAATGGCCTTTGAATCTCAATACTAGCCATGCTGAGGCTTGTTCATGACAACTTTTTCTCCAGGTGTTGTGATTTCTACCCAGTGAATGTCTGAAACAGGAGGGAGAAGAACtgaattgaaaataatttgaattccATTTGAGCTGACATTTGTTTATATAACAAACAAACCAGATACACCCTAGCCATTCATGCTGATTTTCTTCTATTACAGAGCTTATTCTTGatgaaaggaaatgcttttgagtttaaaaaagaagtaacCCTACTTTCCAACCTGTTCAAGGGGCAACAGCTCTTCTTTGAGGTGATCCACTTTCTGTAacaattctctctctttcctgatCTGGTGATCTTCTAAATGTAGGGCTACAAACAGTCTGTGAACCAAGGATTTGATATCTTCCATTTCAGTAGCATGCTCATTATTCAGcttatctgaaagaaaatatttgtcacataaaacatttcaagaaCCCACCCTTCTTCATTCTCTCCCTACCTCCAACCCCAAAAGTAGGACTACCCAaggtaaaaaaacaaaaccaaatagaAATACCTTTCTCCAGACAGGTTCCAGTTTTCTGAGACTTCCCATGCCTTTCACTAAAGATAATCCATTATTAAGGATTGCTCTTACCTTTTACAGGAGGTGACACACTGTACTCTGTGTTGTTGATAACAAGTTTAAAGCCATTCATCAGTAAGACCTCCATCAAGGTTGCATGAGAGACCTTGCTACCATCTGCAGAAGAAAGATTTAAGTTCTAGATCACTTACCATAAGGAGTCTTAAACATTAGCAGATAACCCTGCTAATGTTTAAGAGTTGACGTGCTACAGTTCTTCATTAATAATGTTTGGAAGGGAACTGTACTTTCAGAAAAACTGGTAACTAACACTAAACATTAAGGAGGAACACATGGCATGATTCTTGGGGCTTGAtctgtgcagagccagaagctggactttgatgatccttgtgggtcccttccgaTTCAGaatattcagtgattctgtgacaccAACACAGTGTACCTGAATGCTTTCTCTACTGGTATCATTCGGACTTGTCCCTACTATAAGCAGACTTGCATTTTCTTGTCTATGATTAGGACTAGAAAAGACCCATTggtgagggaagaagaaaaagaagttctgAATAAACCAGCAACAAATTGCAACATAAGGAtctgcatttttgtttctccacCCACACACAAGTTTGCATCTTTACTGGGGTTTTGGGCAATTAAAAGACCTTCAAAGACTTCATCTTCAGTTACAGATTTATGTCTTTACTTAAACAGGCTCTTCAAGTCAAAAGGAGCAATTCCCATCAATAGTGGTGTACAGATTTTTATTAATGGTATTTAAAATCATTCTGTTTTGCTATCAGTGACTGGAAGGCAAGAACTAGATAGCTACACTGTCCAGTAAAAGGCAGACCAGAAGCCAGAGGCATAGCTCTGGAGAACgcttttctacttctttttgATGCAAAAAATTATATGAATGGTACCCCATGAATTTTACATGCAATTTTACAGCTCCTACCGAAAAGGAACTTCTGGACTCATTAGCACTAACACGTAACAGTGGATGCCAAGAGCACAGCAGGGTTCAGATGGCCCAAGAACTCCCAGAGCCCACACCACTGCTGCTGGACACATCACTGTGGTATGGGGGTTTGAAAACCCccatggagcagctgctccacagTACCTGTTTGACCTGATTTTCATTTCCCATACAAAAAAGGGGCATcttcccctgtccctgccaaGAGCTAAAGCAGCGGCACAAAACAGCAGCTTTACTCCCAAGATGAATAATGAACAGGGTACAAAATACCAAGACTTTTGTATGTAAATATTTGTCACAGTGCTacttccccagctcccccatcaTGCCCGCTACAGAAAGGCACCATAGATGATTCCACACCTCTGATTATTTATTCACCAGAGCTCTGTCCTCAGGCCCCATCTGCTGAGGCTGAGACTGCTGAGCTCTGCGAGCTACTGCACCAGCTGGCTTGCCCATCCAGTCTGTGTGGGCAAAGCAAACCCAGAAGGCTATCACTTTCAAtccaaaatatgaaattttaatgtGCCCAtccacacatttcttttttcttttacagtgtaATAAAGCATCACAGCTCGTTAAGGTGACATTTATGAAGTGACATTTAagcaaaaattgcttttcaaaaaaagtgCCAGACAGGCTCTTTGTTCTGGATGTGAAACGCCACCAATTTATTAACCTGTGCAACCTTTTATTAACCGAAAAGAAGTTTTGGGGAAAGGGAggcattttatttaagaaaattccCCACAGGCTTTTTGCAAAGGCTACTTTCAATCCTAGACCTAAAACACAAGTGTTCCGATGTGGACAA containing:
- the MCUB gene encoding calcium uniporter regulatory subunit MCUb, mitochondrial isoform X1, whose product is MLAGLGRAVRSKWLLPVPLGRRDDRPPPSAPQVWLWRNTGAWRGWEGAPYSTLVPSDEVTINYRHGLPVITLMLPTRSERCQFTVKPVVTTVGAFLQDVQREDKGIERAEVFATDGSKVSHATLMEVLLMNGFKLVINNTEYSVSPPVKDKLNNEHATEMEDIKSLVHRLFVALHLEDHQIRKERELLQKVDHLKEELLPLEQMKARIINSADAKTSRLLWVGLALMSTQGGALAWLTWWVYSWDIMEPVTYFITYGTAMAFYAYFVLTKQDYIYPHAKDRQFLHYFYRKSKKQHFNVERYNKLKDDLAEAEESLRRLRQPLHLRLPIQEINDKD
- the MCUB gene encoding calcium uniporter regulatory subunit MCUb, mitochondrial isoform X2, coding for MCSVILPGTQVWLWRNTGAWRGWEGAPYSTLVPSDEVTINYRHGLPVITLMLPTRSERCQFTVKPVVTTVGAFLQDVQREDKGIERAEVFATDGSKVSHATLMEVLLMNGFKLVINNTEYSVSPPVKDKLNNEHATEMEDIKSLVHRLFVALHLEDHQIRKERELLQKVDHLKEELLPLEQMKARIINSADAKTSRLLWVGLALMSTQGGALAWLTWWVYSWDIMEPVTYFITYGTAMAFYAYFVLTKQDYIYPHAKDRQFLHYFYRKSKKQHFNVERYNKLKDDLAEAEESLRRLRQPLHLRLPIQEINDKD
- the CASP6 gene encoding caspase-6, yielding MSGPERPAGHIQLDSRPILSTKDGNQNITEVDAFDTRQTHDPAVQYKMNHQRRGTALIFNHEHFFWHLKMPDRRGTLADRNNLKRSLTDLGFEVRVFDDLKAEDVLQKIYEASMDDHSNADCFVCVFLSHGENDHVYAYNAKIKIETITDMFRGDKCRSLVGKPKIFIIQACRGDKHDDPVIAHDSTDSSNESTVNETEVDAAGVYTLPAGADFIMCYSVAQGYYSHRETVNGSWYIQDLCETLRKHGSSLEFTELLTVVNRKVSYRKVDVCRDINAIGKKQIPCFASMLTKKLYFHPKSK